Proteins encoded together in one Onychomys torridus chromosome 1, mOncTor1.1, whole genome shotgun sequence window:
- the Psmd13 gene encoding 26S proteasome non-ATPase regulatory subunit 13 — MKDVPAFLQQSQSSGPGQAAVWHRLEELYTKKLWHQLTLQVLDFVQDPCFAQGDGLIKLYENFISEFEHRVNPLSLVEIILHVVRQMTDPNVALTFLEKTREKVKSSGEAVILCKTAIGALRLNIGDLQATKETIEDVEEMLNNLPGVTSVHSRFYDLSSKYYQTIGNHASYYKDALRFLGCVDIRDLPVSEQQERAFTLGLAGLLGEGVFNFGELLMHPVLDSLRDTDRQWLIDTLYAFNSGDVDRFQTLKSAWGQQPDLAANEAQLLRKIQLLCLMEMTFTRPANHRQLTFEEIAKSAKITVNKVELLVMKALSVGLVRGSIDEVDKRVHMTWVQPRVLDLQQIRGMKDRLELWCTDVKSMEMLVEHQAQDILT; from the exons ATGAAGGATGTGCCGGCCTTCTTACAACAGAGCCAGAGCTCCGGGCCGGGCCAGGCCGCCGTTTGGCACCGTTTGGAGGAGCTGTACACGAAGAA gttgtGGCATCAGCTCACACTTCAGGTGCTTGATTTTGTGCAGGACCCATGCTTTGCCCAAGGAGATGGTCTCATTAAG CTTTATGAAAACTTCATCAGTGAATTTGAACACAG ggtaaaccctttgtccctgGTAGAAATAATTCTTCATGTGGTTAGACAGATGACCG ATCCTAATGTGGCCCTTACTTTTCTGGAAAAGACTCGTGAGAAG GTGAAAAGTAGTGGTGAAGCAGTGATCTTGTGTAAAACAGCCATCGGAGCTCTGAGATTAAACATCGGGGATCTGCAGGCCACAAAG GAAACCATTGAAGATGTCGAAGAGATGCTCAACAATCTCCCTGGTGTGACATCAGTTCACAGTCGTTTCTATGATCTCTCCAGTAAATACTATCAAACAATTGGAAACCACGCGTCCTACTATAAAGATGCTCTACGGTTTCTGGGCTGTGTCGACATCAGGGATCTGCCAG TGTCAGAGCAGCAGGAGAGAGCCTTcacactggggcttgctggactTCTTGGCGAGGGAGTTTTTAACTTCGGAGAACTT cTCATGCACCCTGTGCTGGACTCACTGAGGGACACCGACAGGCAGTGGCTGATCGACACTCTGTATGCTTTCAATAGTGGTGATGTAGATAGGTTCCAGACACTCAAGTCGGCCTGGGGCCAGCAG CCTGACTTAGCAGCCAACGAGGCCCAGCTTCTGAGGAAGATCCAGTTGTTGTGCCTTATGGAG atgacTTTCACACGACCTGCCAACCACAGACAACTCACTTTTGAAGAAATTGCCAAAAGTGCCAAAATCACCGTGAACAAG GTGGAGTTGCTGGTGATGAAGGCACTCTCCGTGGGGCTGGTGAGAGGCAGCATAGACGAAGTGGACAAGCGGGTTCATATGACCTGGGTGCAGCCTCGGGTGCTGGATTTGCAGCAG ATCAGGGGGATGAAGGACCGTCTGGAGCTGTGGTGCACTGATGTGAAGAGCATGGAGATGCTGGTGGAACACCAGGCTCAAGACATCCTCACCTAG
- the LOC118580033 gene encoding cytochrome c oxidase subunit 8B, mitochondrial, which translates to MPRLPPVLQLLQAPVKYTVVPKAHVSAKPAQTPTSAMEQAVGIVTLFVGFMVPAGWVLSHLESYKKSSTA; encoded by the exons ATGCCAAGGCTACCccctgtcctgcagctgctccaaGCTCCTGTGAAGTATACAGTGGTTCCCAAAGCCCATGTCTCTGCCAAGCCAGCCCAAACCCCCACTTCCGCTATG GAGCAGGCTGTGGGGATCGTGACCTTATTCGTCGGCTTCATGGTTCCTGCGGGATGGGTCTTATCTCACTTGGAGAGCTATAAAAAAAGCTCCACAGCATAA